One genomic segment of Scophthalmus maximus strain ysfricsl-2021 chromosome 3, ASM2237912v1, whole genome shotgun sequence includes these proteins:
- the fkbp15b gene encoding FK506-binding protein 15 isoform X1 encodes MFSGDDEDGDFLSPSGGAKLASLFGLDQAVGQGNESFQYTAPKQPRKSSNPVSATQKLPPTSAAPAVLFATAVQAFRYINGQYVKQGKLGAAALGNHTTKEYKLLLYLSQQKQVTTAKIHTGFVFTVQPNNYYTFYDDQRQNWSLMFESEKASSDFCKEVCLAKVNSAASLDAVVVQDLNPGEGQEVENGDSLEVVYTGWLLQNHTIGQMFDSNQNKDKLLRLKIGAGKVIKGWEEGMLGMKKTGRRLIVVPPHLAYGSKGVPNRIPANSTLIFEAELRRVKFSKDSGSDRASASSRDSAAPSPAPSVENLTSEPAVQTTAPSTGRPGEPPLRAKSNSLSEQLANPDATKAKLISRMAKMGQPMLPFLTGVTSQPESSDSELEDTSGIRVKDQPVASSPVQISNAAPASAHVHPHPHTAPPSSLVPIMSTVAPQPGLPGSSHAFQPYSYMQTSVAPSQLQPVQTVPYMGPSDVTSFLMTEARQHNTEIRLAVGKVADKVDQLTSKIDDLQRQGSVSMGVSSMSMETSMIMHNIQRIVQENECLKKEVFEKSSRVEEQNRKIGELINQNQRYMEQSNMLLEQRNDSLKSSSEQNQARILQAEQDKGHAAHTTVSSSPSPRLSPFCHNCPFVASHQSLCPPSPPAQVRLTEDLASSVARLSQLQLEASSHQQRAVELQSKLGSVLQDTEGYCQRITALETQLEELKETAERTQAQYRSERQKRKETELRVVNMEEELQDLRADKEGLERTLVERKKKWQAERQQRDEEVEELRKSSQQELDNVRAQLRKARTSTDNAASEQLSQLQAELEQDWRGKCEQMLTSAKEQHRRDVAELTEQRDALQDSLAQLREKFTLLKQSRDSEEQISLQYRGQTEELQALQEKHTALERQEAAVREKLERKVAELEKKLAEQENSGDTAAEVKRVMNGVFHSLRGEFDLGESYSGQAVLAVVVTTIKNVTLQLLSGTHESSLPHEEEEEEEKEEKEEEAEEEEEESDDVKHMEEKPHQNVHVNGEGQVGEEEQEEEEEEEQEGAELDSPRVSENQRDQEVSAQDKTETESKTQSQTEVSQAADLHPVSLSEVTPHETAAAECEGQRAQVEHSVPESPTEPRDADATAGPEDRHDRSSAPVDGQESAAVSREVDEENTVNGEHGGEVAAAPQEAFGPPANPPPPPDALQSGARLTEGTSEENGTEPFFQTPSPAKPPTAPSEEEEEDDMGLKGCPPPAPLFGEDEDDDDDLDWLN; translated from the exons ATGTTCAGCGGAGACGACGAAGATGGAGATTTCCTGTCTCCGTCGGGAGG GGCCAAGCTGGCTTCCCTGTTCGGACTAGACCAGGCGGTCGGTCAGGGGAACGAGTCCTTTCAGTATACTGCACCCAAACAGCCCCGGAAGAGCTCCAATCCAG TGTCAGCCACCCAGAAACTACCTCCGACGTCTGCAGCTCCGGCAGTGTTATTTGCCACAGCGGTCCAAGCCTTCAGATA tatTAACGGACAGTATGTGAAGCAGGGGAAGCTGGGAGCAGCCGCACTGGGCAACCATACAACAAAAGAG TACAAGCTGCTCCTGTACTTGAGCCAACAGAAACAAGTGACCACCGCCAAGATTCACACGGGCTTTGTTTTCACG GTACAACCAAACAACTACTACACTTTTTATGATGACCAGAGGCAGAACTGGTCCCTGATGTTTGAATCGGAGAAAGCTTCCTCAGACTTCTGCAAAGAG GTATGCTTGGCAAAAGTGAACAGCGCCGCCTCTTTGGATGCTGTGGTAGTTCAGGATCTGAATCCCGGGGAGGGCCAGGAGGTGGAGAACGGAGACTCCCTGGAGGTGGTGTACACAGGCTGGCTCCTGCAGAACCATACCATCGGCCAG ATGTTTGACTCCAACCAGAACAAAGACAAGCTGCTCCGACTGAAAATCGGAGCTGGGAAAGTGATCAAA GGCTGGGAGGAAGGGATGCTGGGGATGAAGAAGACAGGCCGCCGTCTCATTGTCGTCCCTCCACACCTTGCTTATGGATCCAAGGGAGTCCCCAACCGCATTCCGGCAAACAGCACTCTTATTTTTGAAGCAGAACTTCGTCGG GTGAAGTTTTCCAAGGACAGTGGCTCTGACCGGGCCAGTGCCAGCTCCAGAGACTCTGCTGCTCCTTCCCCGGCCCCCAGCGTGGAGAATCTGACGTCAGAGCCTGCAGTACAGACAACCGCCCCAAGCACAGGCAGACCAGG ggagccACCACTTCGTGCAAAGTCAAACTCTCTCAGTGAACAGCTGGCC AATCCAGATGCCACTAAAGCCAAGCTGATTTCTCGCATGGCAAAGATGGGCCAGCCCATGTTGCCCTTTCTGACAGGAGTGACCAGCCAGCCGGAATCCAGTGACTCCGAGCTCGAG GACACCAGTGGCATCAGAGTGAAGGATCAGCCTGTAGCTTCATCTCCAGTGCAGATCTCCAATGCAGCTCCAGCTTCAGCACACG TACATCCGCATCCTCACACTGCTCCACCTTCTAGCTTAGTTCCTATTATGAGCACTGTCGCCCCACAGCCGGGGCTGCCAGGCAGCAGCCACGCCTTTCAG CCGTACTCCTACATGCAGACCTCTGTGGCCCCATCTCAGCTGCAGCCTGTACAGACGGTCCCATACATGG GCCCCAGTGATGTGACTTCCTTCTTGATGACTGAGGCACGACAGCACAACACAGAAATACGGTTAGCTGTTGGAAAAGTAGCAGATAAAGTGGATCAACTCACttcaaag ATCGATGACCTTCAAAGGCAGGGAAGTGTTTCCATGGGTGTGTCGAGTATGTCGATGGAAACCTCCATGATCATGCACAACATCCAAAGAATTGTGCAG gaaaatgaatgtttgaaaaaggaagtctttgagaaaagtTCTCGCGTCGAAGAGCAAAACCGAAAGATCGGGGAGCTCATCAACCAGAACCAGAG GTACATGGAGCAGAGCAACATGCTGCTGGAGCAGAGAAACGACTCCCTGAAGTCGTCCAGTGAACAGAACCAGGCCAGAATACTCCAGGCCGAGCAGGACAAG gGTCACGCTGCTCACACCACCGTCAGCAGCAGCCCCTCACCCAGACTGTCACCGTTCTGTCACAATTGTCCGTTTGTGGCCTCTCACCaatccctctgtcctccttcgCCCCCCGCCCAGGTCCGTCTGACGGAGGATCTGGCTTCGTCCGTGGCCCGGCTGtctcagctgcagctggaggctTCGTCCCACCAGCAGAGGGCTGTGGAGCTGCAGAGTAAACTGGGCTCAGTGTTGCAGGACACTGAGGGCTACTGCCAACGCATCACAGCCCTGGAAACACAGTTGGAAG agcTGAAGGAGACCGCAGAGAGGACGCAGGCCCAGTACCGCTCAGAGAGGCAAAAGCGCAAAGAGACGGAGCTGAGGGTTGTCAACATGGAGGAGGAACTGCAGGACCTTAGGGCTGATAAAGAAGGTCTGGAACGA ACACttgtggagaggaaaaagaagtgGCAGGCGGAGCGGCAGCAACgggacgaggaggtggaggagctgcgcAAGAGCAGCCAGCAGGAGCTGGACAACGTCCGAGCCCAGCTGCGTAAGGCCAGGACCAGCACTGACAACGCCGCATCTGAACAG ttgtCTCAGCTGCAGGCAGAGCTTGAGCAGGACTGGAGGGGGAAGTGTGAGCAGATGTTGACGTCTGCTAAAGAGCAGCACAGGAGAGACGTGGCGGAACTAACAGAGCAGAGGGACGCTCTGCAGGACTCGCTCGCCCAGCTACGGGAAAAG TTCACACTTCTGAAGCAGTCGAGGGATTCTGAAGAGCAGATTTCGCTCCAGTACCGCGGGCAGACGGAAGAGCTGCAGGCCCTTCAGGAAAAA CACACGGCCTTGGAGCGGCAGGAAGCAGCTGTACGGGAGAAGCTTGAAAGAAAAGTGGCCGAACTGGAGAAGAAACTGGCAGAGCAGGAGAATTCaggagacactgcagcagag GTGAAGCGCGTGATGAACGGAGTGTTTCATTCTCTGCGCGGGGAGTTTGACCTCGGCGAATCGTACTCGGGCCAGGCCGTGCTGGCGGTGGTTGTCACGACCATTAAG aatgtaactctgcagctgctcagcgGCACGCACgaatcctccctccctcatgaggaggaggaggaggaagagaaggaggagaaggaggaagaggcagaggaggaagaagaagaaagtgatgATGTGAAACATATGGAGGAGAAACCTCATCAGAATGTACACGTGAATGGAGAAGGACAAGTcggagaggaagaacaggaggaggaggaggaagaggaacaagaggggGCTGAGTTGGATTCTCCCCGAGTCAGTGAGAACCAGAGGGATCAGGAAGTGTCAGCGCAGgacaagacagagacggagTCAAAGACACAAAGCCAGACGGAGGTATCACAGGCCGCCGATCTCCATCCAGTGTCCTTAAGTGAAGTGACGCCACAtgagacagcagcagctgagtgtGAAGGACAGCGCGCGCAGGTGGAACACAGTGTTCCAGAGAGTCCAACAGAGCCGAGAGACGCTGACGCGACTGCAGGTCCAGAGGACAGACATGATCGGAGCTCGGCTCCCGTGGATGGACAGGAAAGTGCCGCGGTGAGCAGggaggtggacgaggagaaCACGGTCAACGGGGAGCACGGAGGGGAGGTGGCCGCTGCTCCTCAGGAAGCTTTCGGACCGCCGGCCAACCCGCCTCCACCACCAGACGCACTTCAGAGCGGCGCACG CCTGACTGAGGGAACTAGTGAGGAAAATGGAACAGAGCCATTTTTCCAGACCCCTTCTCCTGCCAAACCCCCCACAGCGCccagcgaggaggaagaggaggacgacatG GGCTTGAAGGGCTGTCCACCGCCCGCCCCTCTGttcggagaggacgaggacgacgacgacgatcTGGACTGGCTGAACTGA
- the fkbp15b gene encoding FK506-binding protein 15 isoform X2, with protein MFSGDDEDGDFLSPSGGAKLASLFGLDQAVGQGNESFQYTAPKQPRKSSNPVSATQKLPPTSAAPAVLFATAVQAFRYINGQYVKQGKLGAAALGNHTTKEYKLLLYLSQQKQVTTAKIHTGFVFTVQPNNYYTFYDDQRQNWSLMFESEKASSDFCKEVCLAKVNSAASLDAVVVQDLNPGEGQEVENGDSLEVVYTGWLLQNHTIGQMFDSNQNKDKLLRLKIGAGKVIKGWEEGMLGMKKTGRRLIVVPPHLAYGSKGVPNRIPANSTLIFEAELRRVKFSKDSGSDRASASSRDSAAPSPAPSVENLTSEPAVQTTAPSTGRPGEPPLRAKSNSLSEQLANPDATKAKLISRMAKMGQPMLPFLTGVTSQPESSDSELEDTSGIRVKDQPVASSPVQISNAAPASAHVHPHPHTAPPSSLVPIMSTVAPQPGLPGSSHAFQPYSYMQTSVAPSQLQPVQTVPYMGPSDVTSFLMTEARQHNTEIRLAVGKVADKVDQLTSKIDDLQRQGSVSMGVSSMSMETSMIMHNIQRIVQENECLKKEVFEKSSRVEEQNRKIGELINQNQRYMEQSNMLLEQRNDSLKSSSEQNQARILQAEQDKVRLTEDLASSVARLSQLQLEASSHQQRAVELQSKLGSVLQDTEGYCQRITALETQLEELKETAERTQAQYRSERQKRKETELRVVNMEEELQDLRADKEGLERTLVERKKKWQAERQQRDEEVEELRKSSQQELDNVRAQLRKARTSTDNAASEQLSQLQAELEQDWRGKCEQMLTSAKEQHRRDVAELTEQRDALQDSLAQLREKFTLLKQSRDSEEQISLQYRGQTEELQALQEKHTALERQEAAVREKLERKVAELEKKLAEQENSGDTAAEVKRVMNGVFHSLRGEFDLGESYSGQAVLAVVVTTIKNVTLQLLSGTHESSLPHEEEEEEEKEEKEEEAEEEEEESDDVKHMEEKPHQNVHVNGEGQVGEEEQEEEEEEEQEGAELDSPRVSENQRDQEVSAQDKTETESKTQSQTEVSQAADLHPVSLSEVTPHETAAAECEGQRAQVEHSVPESPTEPRDADATAGPEDRHDRSSAPVDGQESAAVSREVDEENTVNGEHGGEVAAAPQEAFGPPANPPPPPDALQSGARLTEGTSEENGTEPFFQTPSPAKPPTAPSEEEEEDDMGLKGCPPPAPLFGEDEDDDDDLDWLN; from the exons ATGTTCAGCGGAGACGACGAAGATGGAGATTTCCTGTCTCCGTCGGGAGG GGCCAAGCTGGCTTCCCTGTTCGGACTAGACCAGGCGGTCGGTCAGGGGAACGAGTCCTTTCAGTATACTGCACCCAAACAGCCCCGGAAGAGCTCCAATCCAG TGTCAGCCACCCAGAAACTACCTCCGACGTCTGCAGCTCCGGCAGTGTTATTTGCCACAGCGGTCCAAGCCTTCAGATA tatTAACGGACAGTATGTGAAGCAGGGGAAGCTGGGAGCAGCCGCACTGGGCAACCATACAACAAAAGAG TACAAGCTGCTCCTGTACTTGAGCCAACAGAAACAAGTGACCACCGCCAAGATTCACACGGGCTTTGTTTTCACG GTACAACCAAACAACTACTACACTTTTTATGATGACCAGAGGCAGAACTGGTCCCTGATGTTTGAATCGGAGAAAGCTTCCTCAGACTTCTGCAAAGAG GTATGCTTGGCAAAAGTGAACAGCGCCGCCTCTTTGGATGCTGTGGTAGTTCAGGATCTGAATCCCGGGGAGGGCCAGGAGGTGGAGAACGGAGACTCCCTGGAGGTGGTGTACACAGGCTGGCTCCTGCAGAACCATACCATCGGCCAG ATGTTTGACTCCAACCAGAACAAAGACAAGCTGCTCCGACTGAAAATCGGAGCTGGGAAAGTGATCAAA GGCTGGGAGGAAGGGATGCTGGGGATGAAGAAGACAGGCCGCCGTCTCATTGTCGTCCCTCCACACCTTGCTTATGGATCCAAGGGAGTCCCCAACCGCATTCCGGCAAACAGCACTCTTATTTTTGAAGCAGAACTTCGTCGG GTGAAGTTTTCCAAGGACAGTGGCTCTGACCGGGCCAGTGCCAGCTCCAGAGACTCTGCTGCTCCTTCCCCGGCCCCCAGCGTGGAGAATCTGACGTCAGAGCCTGCAGTACAGACAACCGCCCCAAGCACAGGCAGACCAGG ggagccACCACTTCGTGCAAAGTCAAACTCTCTCAGTGAACAGCTGGCC AATCCAGATGCCACTAAAGCCAAGCTGATTTCTCGCATGGCAAAGATGGGCCAGCCCATGTTGCCCTTTCTGACAGGAGTGACCAGCCAGCCGGAATCCAGTGACTCCGAGCTCGAG GACACCAGTGGCATCAGAGTGAAGGATCAGCCTGTAGCTTCATCTCCAGTGCAGATCTCCAATGCAGCTCCAGCTTCAGCACACG TACATCCGCATCCTCACACTGCTCCACCTTCTAGCTTAGTTCCTATTATGAGCACTGTCGCCCCACAGCCGGGGCTGCCAGGCAGCAGCCACGCCTTTCAG CCGTACTCCTACATGCAGACCTCTGTGGCCCCATCTCAGCTGCAGCCTGTACAGACGGTCCCATACATGG GCCCCAGTGATGTGACTTCCTTCTTGATGACTGAGGCACGACAGCACAACACAGAAATACGGTTAGCTGTTGGAAAAGTAGCAGATAAAGTGGATCAACTCACttcaaag ATCGATGACCTTCAAAGGCAGGGAAGTGTTTCCATGGGTGTGTCGAGTATGTCGATGGAAACCTCCATGATCATGCACAACATCCAAAGAATTGTGCAG gaaaatgaatgtttgaaaaaggaagtctttgagaaaagtTCTCGCGTCGAAGAGCAAAACCGAAAGATCGGGGAGCTCATCAACCAGAACCAGAG GTACATGGAGCAGAGCAACATGCTGCTGGAGCAGAGAAACGACTCCCTGAAGTCGTCCAGTGAACAGAACCAGGCCAGAATACTCCAGGCCGAGCAGGACAAG GTCCGTCTGACGGAGGATCTGGCTTCGTCCGTGGCCCGGCTGtctcagctgcagctggaggctTCGTCCCACCAGCAGAGGGCTGTGGAGCTGCAGAGTAAACTGGGCTCAGTGTTGCAGGACACTGAGGGCTACTGCCAACGCATCACAGCCCTGGAAACACAGTTGGAAG agcTGAAGGAGACCGCAGAGAGGACGCAGGCCCAGTACCGCTCAGAGAGGCAAAAGCGCAAAGAGACGGAGCTGAGGGTTGTCAACATGGAGGAGGAACTGCAGGACCTTAGGGCTGATAAAGAAGGTCTGGAACGA ACACttgtggagaggaaaaagaagtgGCAGGCGGAGCGGCAGCAACgggacgaggaggtggaggagctgcgcAAGAGCAGCCAGCAGGAGCTGGACAACGTCCGAGCCCAGCTGCGTAAGGCCAGGACCAGCACTGACAACGCCGCATCTGAACAG ttgtCTCAGCTGCAGGCAGAGCTTGAGCAGGACTGGAGGGGGAAGTGTGAGCAGATGTTGACGTCTGCTAAAGAGCAGCACAGGAGAGACGTGGCGGAACTAACAGAGCAGAGGGACGCTCTGCAGGACTCGCTCGCCCAGCTACGGGAAAAG TTCACACTTCTGAAGCAGTCGAGGGATTCTGAAGAGCAGATTTCGCTCCAGTACCGCGGGCAGACGGAAGAGCTGCAGGCCCTTCAGGAAAAA CACACGGCCTTGGAGCGGCAGGAAGCAGCTGTACGGGAGAAGCTTGAAAGAAAAGTGGCCGAACTGGAGAAGAAACTGGCAGAGCAGGAGAATTCaggagacactgcagcagag GTGAAGCGCGTGATGAACGGAGTGTTTCATTCTCTGCGCGGGGAGTTTGACCTCGGCGAATCGTACTCGGGCCAGGCCGTGCTGGCGGTGGTTGTCACGACCATTAAG aatgtaactctgcagctgctcagcgGCACGCACgaatcctccctccctcatgaggaggaggaggaggaagagaaggaggagaaggaggaagaggcagaggaggaagaagaagaaagtgatgATGTGAAACATATGGAGGAGAAACCTCATCAGAATGTACACGTGAATGGAGAAGGACAAGTcggagaggaagaacaggaggaggaggaggaagaggaacaagaggggGCTGAGTTGGATTCTCCCCGAGTCAGTGAGAACCAGAGGGATCAGGAAGTGTCAGCGCAGgacaagacagagacggagTCAAAGACACAAAGCCAGACGGAGGTATCACAGGCCGCCGATCTCCATCCAGTGTCCTTAAGTGAAGTGACGCCACAtgagacagcagcagctgagtgtGAAGGACAGCGCGCGCAGGTGGAACACAGTGTTCCAGAGAGTCCAACAGAGCCGAGAGACGCTGACGCGACTGCAGGTCCAGAGGACAGACATGATCGGAGCTCGGCTCCCGTGGATGGACAGGAAAGTGCCGCGGTGAGCAGggaggtggacgaggagaaCACGGTCAACGGGGAGCACGGAGGGGAGGTGGCCGCTGCTCCTCAGGAAGCTTTCGGACCGCCGGCCAACCCGCCTCCACCACCAGACGCACTTCAGAGCGGCGCACG CCTGACTGAGGGAACTAGTGAGGAAAATGGAACAGAGCCATTTTTCCAGACCCCTTCTCCTGCCAAACCCCCCACAGCGCccagcgaggaggaagaggaggacgacatG GGCTTGAAGGGCTGTCCACCGCCCGCCCCTCTGttcggagaggacgaggacgacgacgacgatcTGGACTGGCTGAACTGA
- the fkbp15b gene encoding FK506-binding protein 15 isoform X3, with translation MFSGDDEDGDFLSPSGGAKLASLFGLDQAVGQGNESFQYTAPKQPRKSSNPVSATQKLPPTSAAPAVLFATAVQAFRYINGQYVKQGKLGAAALGNHTTKEYKLLLYLSQQKQVTTAKIHTGFVFTVQPNNYYTFYDDQRQNWSLMFESEKASSDFCKEVCLAKVNSAASLDAVVVQDLNPGEGQEVENGDSLEVVYTGWLLQNHTIGQMFDSNQNKDKLLRLKIGAGKVIKGWEEGMLGMKKTGRRLIVVPPHLAYGSKGVPNRIPANSTLIFEAELRRVKFSKDSGSDRASASSRDSAAPSPAPSVENLTSEPAVQTTAPSTGRPGEPPLRAKSNSLSEQLANPDATKAKLISRMAKMGQPMLPFLTGVTSQPESSDSELEDTSGIRVKDQPVASSPVQISNAAPASAHVHPHPHTAPPSSLVPIMSTVAPQPGLPGSSHAFQPYSYMQTSVAPSQLQPVQTVPYMGPSDVTSFLMTEARQHNTEIRLAVGKVADKVDQLTSKIDDLQRQGSVSMGVSSMSMETSMIMHNIQRIVQENECLKKEVFEKSSRVEEQNRKIGELINQNQRYMEQSNMLLEQRNDSLKSSSEQNQARILQAEQDKGHAAHTTVSSSPSPRLSPFCHNCPFVASHQSLCPPSPPAQVRLTEDLASSVARLSQLQLEASSHQQRAVELQSKLGSVLQDTEGYCQRITALETQLEELKETAERTQAQYRSERQKRKETELRVVNMEEELQDLRADKEGLERTLVERKKKWQAERQQRDEEVEELRKSSQQELDNVRAQLRKARTSTDNAASEQLSQLQAELEQDWRGKCEQMLTSAKEQHRRDVAELTEQRDALQDSLAQLREKFTLLKQSRDSEEQISLQYRGQTEELQALQEKHTALERQEAAVREKLERKVAELEKKLAEQENSGDTAAEVKRVMNGVFHSLRGEFDLGESYSGQAVLAVVVTTIKNVTLQLLSGTHESSLPHEEEEEEEKEEKEEEAEEEEEESDDVKHMEEKPHQNVHVNGEGQVGEEEQEEEEEEEQEGAELDSPRVSENQRDQEVSAQDKTETESKTQSQTEVSQAADLHPVSLSEVTPHETAAAECEGQRAQVEHSVPESPTEPRDADATAGPEDRHDRSSAPVDGQESAAVSREVDEENTVNGEHGGEVAAAPQEAFGPPANPPPPPDALQSGARA, from the exons ATGTTCAGCGGAGACGACGAAGATGGAGATTTCCTGTCTCCGTCGGGAGG GGCCAAGCTGGCTTCCCTGTTCGGACTAGACCAGGCGGTCGGTCAGGGGAACGAGTCCTTTCAGTATACTGCACCCAAACAGCCCCGGAAGAGCTCCAATCCAG TGTCAGCCACCCAGAAACTACCTCCGACGTCTGCAGCTCCGGCAGTGTTATTTGCCACAGCGGTCCAAGCCTTCAGATA tatTAACGGACAGTATGTGAAGCAGGGGAAGCTGGGAGCAGCCGCACTGGGCAACCATACAACAAAAGAG TACAAGCTGCTCCTGTACTTGAGCCAACAGAAACAAGTGACCACCGCCAAGATTCACACGGGCTTTGTTTTCACG GTACAACCAAACAACTACTACACTTTTTATGATGACCAGAGGCAGAACTGGTCCCTGATGTTTGAATCGGAGAAAGCTTCCTCAGACTTCTGCAAAGAG GTATGCTTGGCAAAAGTGAACAGCGCCGCCTCTTTGGATGCTGTGGTAGTTCAGGATCTGAATCCCGGGGAGGGCCAGGAGGTGGAGAACGGAGACTCCCTGGAGGTGGTGTACACAGGCTGGCTCCTGCAGAACCATACCATCGGCCAG ATGTTTGACTCCAACCAGAACAAAGACAAGCTGCTCCGACTGAAAATCGGAGCTGGGAAAGTGATCAAA GGCTGGGAGGAAGGGATGCTGGGGATGAAGAAGACAGGCCGCCGTCTCATTGTCGTCCCTCCACACCTTGCTTATGGATCCAAGGGAGTCCCCAACCGCATTCCGGCAAACAGCACTCTTATTTTTGAAGCAGAACTTCGTCGG GTGAAGTTTTCCAAGGACAGTGGCTCTGACCGGGCCAGTGCCAGCTCCAGAGACTCTGCTGCTCCTTCCCCGGCCCCCAGCGTGGAGAATCTGACGTCAGAGCCTGCAGTACAGACAACCGCCCCAAGCACAGGCAGACCAGG ggagccACCACTTCGTGCAAAGTCAAACTCTCTCAGTGAACAGCTGGCC AATCCAGATGCCACTAAAGCCAAGCTGATTTCTCGCATGGCAAAGATGGGCCAGCCCATGTTGCCCTTTCTGACAGGAGTGACCAGCCAGCCGGAATCCAGTGACTCCGAGCTCGAG GACACCAGTGGCATCAGAGTGAAGGATCAGCCTGTAGCTTCATCTCCAGTGCAGATCTCCAATGCAGCTCCAGCTTCAGCACACG TACATCCGCATCCTCACACTGCTCCACCTTCTAGCTTAGTTCCTATTATGAGCACTGTCGCCCCACAGCCGGGGCTGCCAGGCAGCAGCCACGCCTTTCAG CCGTACTCCTACATGCAGACCTCTGTGGCCCCATCTCAGCTGCAGCCTGTACAGACGGTCCCATACATGG GCCCCAGTGATGTGACTTCCTTCTTGATGACTGAGGCACGACAGCACAACACAGAAATACGGTTAGCTGTTGGAAAAGTAGCAGATAAAGTGGATCAACTCACttcaaag ATCGATGACCTTCAAAGGCAGGGAAGTGTTTCCATGGGTGTGTCGAGTATGTCGATGGAAACCTCCATGATCATGCACAACATCCAAAGAATTGTGCAG gaaaatgaatgtttgaaaaaggaagtctttgagaaaagtTCTCGCGTCGAAGAGCAAAACCGAAAGATCGGGGAGCTCATCAACCAGAACCAGAG GTACATGGAGCAGAGCAACATGCTGCTGGAGCAGAGAAACGACTCCCTGAAGTCGTCCAGTGAACAGAACCAGGCCAGAATACTCCAGGCCGAGCAGGACAAG gGTCACGCTGCTCACACCACCGTCAGCAGCAGCCCCTCACCCAGACTGTCACCGTTCTGTCACAATTGTCCGTTTGTGGCCTCTCACCaatccctctgtcctccttcgCCCCCCGCCCAGGTCCGTCTGACGGAGGATCTGGCTTCGTCCGTGGCCCGGCTGtctcagctgcagctggaggctTCGTCCCACCAGCAGAGGGCTGTGGAGCTGCAGAGTAAACTGGGCTCAGTGTTGCAGGACACTGAGGGCTACTGCCAACGCATCACAGCCCTGGAAACACAGTTGGAAG agcTGAAGGAGACCGCAGAGAGGACGCAGGCCCAGTACCGCTCAGAGAGGCAAAAGCGCAAAGAGACGGAGCTGAGGGTTGTCAACATGGAGGAGGAACTGCAGGACCTTAGGGCTGATAAAGAAGGTCTGGAACGA ACACttgtggagaggaaaaagaagtgGCAGGCGGAGCGGCAGCAACgggacgaggaggtggaggagctgcgcAAGAGCAGCCAGCAGGAGCTGGACAACGTCCGAGCCCAGCTGCGTAAGGCCAGGACCAGCACTGACAACGCCGCATCTGAACAG ttgtCTCAGCTGCAGGCAGAGCTTGAGCAGGACTGGAGGGGGAAGTGTGAGCAGATGTTGACGTCTGCTAAAGAGCAGCACAGGAGAGACGTGGCGGAACTAACAGAGCAGAGGGACGCTCTGCAGGACTCGCTCGCCCAGCTACGGGAAAAG TTCACACTTCTGAAGCAGTCGAGGGATTCTGAAGAGCAGATTTCGCTCCAGTACCGCGGGCAGACGGAAGAGCTGCAGGCCCTTCAGGAAAAA CACACGGCCTTGGAGCGGCAGGAAGCAGCTGTACGGGAGAAGCTTGAAAGAAAAGTGGCCGAACTGGAGAAGAAACTGGCAGAGCAGGAGAATTCaggagacactgcagcagag GTGAAGCGCGTGATGAACGGAGTGTTTCATTCTCTGCGCGGGGAGTTTGACCTCGGCGAATCGTACTCGGGCCAGGCCGTGCTGGCGGTGGTTGTCACGACCATTAAG aatgtaactctgcagctgctcagcgGCACGCACgaatcctccctccctcatgaggaggaggaggaggaagagaaggaggagaaggaggaagaggcagaggaggaagaagaagaaagtgatgATGTGAAACATATGGAGGAGAAACCTCATCAGAATGTACACGTGAATGGAGAAGGACAAGTcggagaggaagaacaggaggaggaggaggaagaggaacaagaggggGCTGAGTTGGATTCTCCCCGAGTCAGTGAGAACCAGAGGGATCAGGAAGTGTCAGCGCAGgacaagacagagacggagTCAAAGACACAAAGCCAGACGGAGGTATCACAGGCCGCCGATCTCCATCCAGTGTCCTTAAGTGAAGTGACGCCACAtgagacagcagcagctgagtgtGAAGGACAGCGCGCGCAGGTGGAACACAGTGTTCCAGAGAGTCCAACAGAGCCGAGAGACGCTGACGCGACTGCAGGTCCAGAGGACAGACATGATCGGAGCTCGGCTCCCGTGGATGGACAGGAAAGTGCCGCGGTGAGCAGggaggtggacgaggagaaCACGGTCAACGGGGAGCACGGAGGGGAGGTGGCCGCTGCTCCTCAGGAAGCTTTCGGACCGCCGGCCAACCCGCCTCCACCACCAGACGCACTTCAGAGCGGCGCACG GGCTTGA